A region from the Leptospirillum ferriphilum ML-04 genome encodes:
- a CDS encoding sel1 repeat family protein, producing MKSNFSDRDPQRHPSGDGCNPDERKRGREWALLLLLSVLFFLFSLRPVRAQTCEPRAAAMSGNAEAENLLGLAYIDGKKGCVQNSERGIRWLKKAAAAGSQNAVDNLCWAYGGGYMPDKNGNRVANPLLPVRPAKESYWCGKSDIPE from the coding sequence GTGAAAAGTAATTTTTCGGACAGAGACCCGCAAAGACACCCGTCCGGGGACGGGTGCAACCCGGACGAGAGAAAACGGGGCAGAGAGTGGGCCCTGCTCCTTCTTTTGTCCGTCCTGTTTTTTCTTTTTTCCCTCCGTCCCGTCCGGGCCCAGACCTGTGAGCCCCGGGCCGCCGCCATGAGCGGAAACGCGGAAGCGGAAAATTTGTTGGGACTCGCTTATATCGACGGCAAGAAGGGATGCGTTCAAAACAGCGAACGGGGGATCCGGTGGCTCAAGAAGGCGGCCGCGGCCGGCAGCCAGAACGCGGTCGACAATCTTTGCTGGGCCTATGGGGGAGGATACATGCCGGACAAGAACGGAAATCGCGTGGCCAATCCTCTTCTTCCCGTCCGGCCTGCCAAAGAATCCTACTGGTGCGGAAAATCCGATATTCCTGAATAG
- a CDS encoding AAA family ATPase: MQCSTATPGTEEVVIPGVRVCTINELIERKFPPREVLLSPWLRRQELAMIHAWRGIGKTFASLEIGYAVSTGGRFLGWQAPKPHGVLYVDGEMPAVTLQERLSRIITSEDLEPTPEMFRIVTPDLQDICVPDLATTEGQALIEEAILPETDLIILDNISCLVRRAGRENDSESWLSVQEWALKLRSRGKSVLFIHHSGKSGAQRGTSRREDVLDSVLALRRPQNYEGQEGCSIQIHFEKARGLSGPDVEPVEAKLITRPDGTRKWEYHAAEEGIADAVVEMVHLGMDRKEIIRELRESYGKSQATAYRLTEPFFKKPSQ, from the coding sequence ATGCAGTGTAGCACAGCCACCCCGGGCACGGAAGAGGTCGTTATTCCGGGCGTCCGGGTTTGCACCATCAATGAACTCATAGAGAGAAAATTCCCTCCCCGTGAGGTTCTCTTGTCCCCTTGGCTCAGAAGGCAAGAACTCGCCATGATTCATGCGTGGCGTGGTATTGGAAAAACCTTTGCCTCGTTGGAAATTGGCTATGCCGTTTCGACCGGAGGCCGTTTCCTCGGCTGGCAGGCCCCCAAGCCCCATGGGGTGCTTTATGTGGATGGAGAAATGCCCGCCGTCACCCTTCAGGAGCGACTCTCCCGGATCATCACCAGCGAAGACCTCGAACCCACTCCGGAGATGTTTCGGATCGTCACCCCCGATCTTCAAGACATTTGTGTGCCGGACCTCGCAACAACAGAGGGACAGGCACTCATAGAGGAGGCCATTCTTCCGGAAACCGATCTCATCATTTTGGATAACATTTCATGCCTCGTCCGACGTGCGGGACGGGAGAACGACTCCGAGAGCTGGCTGTCCGTCCAGGAATGGGCGCTTAAACTCAGATCCAGAGGAAAATCGGTTCTTTTCATCCACCACAGCGGGAAGAGCGGGGCACAGCGGGGAACGAGTCGGAGAGAGGACGTTCTTGATAGCGTTCTTGCACTCAGGCGTCCTCAGAATTATGAGGGGCAGGAAGGATGTTCGATACAGATTCATTTCGAGAAGGCCAGAGGTCTTTCCGGGCCAGATGTCGAACCCGTTGAAGCCAAACTCATTACCCGCCCGGATGGAACCCGGAAATGGGAATACCACGCGGCAGAGGAAGGCATTGCTGATGCGGTGGTTGAAATGGTGCATCTCGGGATGGATCGGAAGGAGATCATCCGGGAACTTCGGGAGTCTTACGGAAAGAGTCAGGCGACAGCCTACAGGCTGACGGAACCCTTTTTCAAGAAACCTTCTCAGTGA
- the ectA gene encoding diaminobutyrate acetyltransferase, giving the protein MNSENISPVLSDFQAPSRRETERLFRFRTPTDLDGQSVHRLIARCPPLDVNSLYANLLQCLHFSGTSILAETGDGQLAAFISGYVIPENPDTLFIWQVAVDPVHRGKGVALSMLEALLDRTLSMGVRYLETTISPENGPSRKLFQKLFSRRKAPFSRRPLFGRETHFGGGHDDEVLYRGGPFSAVGP; this is encoded by the coding sequence GTGAACAGCGAAAACATTTCTCCGGTTTTATCGGATTTCCAGGCCCCATCCCGCAGAGAGACGGAAAGACTCTTCCGTTTCCGGACCCCGACGGACCTTGATGGCCAGTCTGTCCACCGACTGATCGCACGTTGTCCGCCGCTGGATGTCAACTCCCTGTATGCCAATCTCCTCCAGTGCCTCCATTTTTCCGGAACATCCATCCTTGCCGAAACCGGAGACGGACAGCTGGCGGCTTTCATCTCCGGATATGTGATTCCGGAAAACCCGGACACGCTTTTCATCTGGCAGGTCGCGGTCGATCCCGTTCACCGGGGCAAAGGCGTCGCCCTGTCCATGCTCGAAGCGCTCCTCGACCGGACGCTTTCGATGGGCGTCCGCTATCTGGAAACCACGATCTCCCCCGAAAACGGCCCATCCCGGAAGTTGTTCCAGAAGCTTTTCTCCCGGAGGAAAGCGCCGTTTTCCAGACGTCCTCTCTTCGGCAGAGAGACGCATTTCGGGGGAGGGCACGACGACGAGGTCCTGTATCGCGGAGGTCCCTTTTCCGCCGTCGGCCCATGA
- a CDS encoding toprim domain-containing protein yields the protein MKGRGITLDRWPEDLRTHAGLDYWEVDDAGKPVRTGVFPCMLAVIRNPEGRPVGIHRTWVNPDGSGKAPVPSPKKILKVHDLTGSAVRIFPLRDGLLAVCEGIEDALSAWILWHVPTWACLGTSGMKSFEPPAGIRELIIFADRDVHGAGQKAALALAKKLKKEMAVSVRLPAGHAKDINQLLREGALHAV from the coding sequence TTGAAAGGCCGGGGAATCACGCTTGACCGCTGGCCCGAAGACCTCCGAACCCACGCCGGACTTGATTATTGGGAGGTCGATGACGCCGGAAAGCCAGTAAGGACCGGAGTTTTCCCTTGCATGCTTGCCGTGATTCGAAACCCGGAAGGCCGCCCGGTTGGCATTCATCGAACCTGGGTTAATCCTGATGGATCCGGGAAGGCCCCCGTTCCGAGTCCCAAGAAAATCCTGAAAGTCCACGATCTGACCGGCTCCGCTGTCCGAATCTTCCCCCTTCGGGACGGACTTCTAGCGGTGTGCGAAGGGATCGAGGATGCACTAAGCGCATGGATCCTCTGGCATGTGCCGACTTGGGCTTGTCTGGGGACATCAGGAATGAAATCGTTTGAACCCCCCGCGGGAATCCGGGAACTGATCATCTTTGCGGATAGGGACGTGCACGGGGCGGGGCAGAAAGCGGCTCTGGCTCTGGCAAAAAAACTCAAAAAAGAAATGGCCGTCTCGGTTCGCCTACCGGCCGGCCATGCGAAGGATATTAACCAGCTTCTCCGGGAAGGAGCGTTACATGCAGTGTAG
- a CDS encoding helix-turn-helix domain-containing protein: MEALFTVREAAKLLTLKESTVYRWILDKKIRPVRVGTRAVRIPEGEILRIREEGMGA, from the coding sequence ATGGAAGCACTTTTCACGGTTCGGGAGGCGGCCAAGTTGCTGACACTAAAGGAGTCAACGGTCTATAGATGGATCCTCGACAAAAAGATCAGACCCGTTCGGGTCGGCACTCGGGCGGTTCGGATCCCTGAGGGTGAGATTTTGCGGATCAGAGAGGAAGGGATGGGGGCATGA
- the thpD gene encoding ectoine hydroxylase: MPFRLEDRYPTRKNPEPVWMERPVPVLYPGHRTPSPLSAEQAGQFDRDGFLVLPRIYSDEEVRVFREEVERLRLDPEVRASEKTIREPQGDAVRSVFAIHRDNPLFARVAADERIAGVARFLLGGDVYIHQSRLNYKPGFKGKEFYWHSDFETWHAEDGMPDMRAVSCSILLTDNTTSNGPLMLIPGSHRHFIHCVGQTPENHYRESLRKQEYGVPDQASLEKLAALYGITEVTAPAGSAVFFDCNIMHGSNSNITPFPRTNLFYVYNHTGNAVQEGLRTHPPRPDFVAESKNFTPLAIRPERFA, encoded by the coding sequence ATGCCATTTCGACTGGAAGACCGCTACCCGACCCGCAAAAACCCTGAACCTGTCTGGATGGAGAGGCCGGTTCCCGTGCTGTATCCGGGACACCGGACCCCCTCTCCCCTTTCCGCCGAGCAGGCCGGTCAGTTTGACCGGGACGGATTCCTCGTGTTGCCCCGGATCTACTCGGATGAGGAAGTGCGGGTCTTCCGGGAGGAGGTCGAGCGTTTAAGATTGGATCCGGAGGTCAGGGCTTCGGAAAAAACCATCCGGGAACCCCAGGGAGACGCTGTGCGTTCGGTGTTCGCGATACACCGCGACAATCCTCTGTTTGCCCGCGTGGCAGCGGATGAGAGAATCGCGGGAGTCGCGCGCTTCCTCCTGGGAGGAGACGTCTATATCCACCAGTCCCGCCTGAACTACAAACCGGGATTCAAGGGAAAAGAGTTTTACTGGCACTCGGATTTCGAGACATGGCATGCGGAAGACGGCATGCCCGACATGCGGGCGGTAAGCTGTTCCATCCTCCTGACCGACAACACCACCTCTAACGGCCCCCTGATGCTGATTCCCGGCTCCCATCGCCACTTCATCCATTGCGTCGGGCAGACCCCCGAGAACCATTACCGGGAATCCCTCCGAAAACAGGAGTACGGCGTTCCGGACCAGGCAAGCCTCGAAAAACTCGCCGCTCTTTATGGAATCACGGAAGTGACGGCACCGGCGGGGAGCGCGGTTTTCTTCGACTGCAACATCATGCACGGCTCCAACAGCAACATCACCCCTTTTCCGCGCACAAATCTTTTTTATGTCTACAACCATACGGGGAATGCCGTGCAGGAAGGACTTCGGACGCACCCTCCGAGACCGGATTTCGTCGCCGAATCCAAAAACTTCACTCCTCTCGCGATTCGTCCGGAGCGCTTTGCCTGA
- a CDS encoding MFS transporter, with amino-acid sequence MGGRLRRRDIAVVRPDVARKAAFGAAVGNAMEWFDFGIYSYLAVTIGKIFFPQVDPDAQLVASFATFAVAFLARPAGALFFGRLGDAIGRKSVLVITLAIMAISTFSIGLLPGYQTIGLTAAFLLFLARLAQGFSTGGEYAGAMTYVVEYSPDKRRGRMASLLEVGTLTGFILGAGMVTALTAWLGPEKMLQYGWRLPFFIAAPIGLFSAWFRSRLEETPAFESLEKNPEERPSKVSLKDLVRVHWRPMSIGLGLVLFYNVIDYMVLSYMPSYLSSVLGYGETKGLLLILVVMLIMIPVVFLVGAASDRWGRNPILRGALVSLLVWTIPAFLLVQNGQNTIVFAGLVLLGAHLAAFEGTMTSTLPSLFFTEVRYGALAITYNFSTSVFGGTTPLVLSLLVRQFHDRLIPAYFLMGAAMIGLAVSVFVKETASRSLRGSTPVVADTGEIGDVLARPSDAIWWEEEPEAPSQRGMGGKDDVEQGVSRER; translated from the coding sequence ATGGGGGGCAGGCTCAGAAGACGGGACATTGCCGTCGTCCGCCCGGACGTGGCCCGAAAAGCGGCCTTTGGAGCCGCCGTCGGAAATGCCATGGAGTGGTTTGATTTCGGGATCTATTCCTATCTTGCCGTGACCATCGGAAAGATTTTTTTCCCCCAGGTCGATCCGGACGCCCAGCTCGTTGCTTCATTTGCCACGTTTGCGGTCGCTTTTCTTGCCCGTCCCGCCGGTGCGCTCTTCTTCGGGCGACTGGGGGATGCCATCGGCCGGAAATCCGTTCTTGTGATCACGCTGGCCATCATGGCCATCAGCACCTTTTCGATCGGCCTTCTTCCGGGGTACCAGACCATCGGACTGACCGCGGCCTTTCTCCTTTTTCTTGCCCGTCTGGCGCAGGGATTTTCGACGGGAGGCGAGTATGCGGGGGCCATGACATATGTCGTCGAATATTCTCCGGATAAGAGAAGAGGGAGAATGGCAAGCCTCCTGGAGGTCGGCACCCTCACGGGGTTCATTCTCGGGGCGGGAATGGTCACGGCGCTCACGGCCTGGCTGGGACCGGAGAAAATGCTCCAATATGGATGGCGTCTCCCGTTTTTCATCGCGGCCCCGATCGGACTTTTTTCCGCATGGTTCCGGAGCCGGCTCGAGGAGACGCCGGCTTTCGAATCCCTGGAAAAAAATCCGGAGGAGCGTCCGTCGAAGGTTTCCCTGAAGGACCTCGTGCGGGTCCACTGGAGACCCATGTCGATCGGGCTCGGACTCGTTCTCTTCTATAACGTGATCGACTACATGGTCCTGTCCTACATGCCTTCCTACCTTTCCTCCGTTCTGGGGTATGGAGAAACGAAGGGGCTCCTCCTGATCCTGGTCGTCATGCTCATCATGATACCGGTCGTGTTTCTGGTCGGGGCGGCCAGTGACCGCTGGGGAAGAAACCCGATTCTCCGCGGGGCCCTGGTGAGCCTCCTTGTCTGGACGATTCCCGCATTTTTGCTTGTCCAGAATGGGCAGAACACAATCGTCTTTGCGGGGCTGGTCCTTCTGGGGGCCCATCTGGCGGCCTTCGAAGGGACGATGACCTCGACGCTGCCATCGCTTTTTTTCACGGAGGTCCGTTACGGGGCGTTGGCGATCACCTACAATTTTTCCACGTCCGTTTTCGGGGGAACCACGCCTCTCGTGTTGTCTCTTCTGGTCCGGCAATTCCACGATCGTCTCATTCCTGCCTATTTTCTGATGGGTGCGGCAATGATCGGGCTCGCTGTCAGTGTGTTCGTCAAGGAAACCGCGAGCCGTTCCCTGCGCGGTTCAACTCCGGTTGTGGCCGATACGGGAGAGATTGGAGATGTTCTGGCCCGTCCATCGGACGCGATCTGGTGGGAAGAGGAACCGGAAGCGCCCTCTCAAAGAGGGATGGGAGGGAAAGACGATGTGGAACAGGGAGTTTCCCGGGAAAGATGA
- a CDS encoding Ca2+/Na+ antiporter — protein MTTGTASDILTLLAGFSLILTGSVLFSRTAEHLVETLFRGHPLGMRVLGILSLSLPEALLPLMAFWSPKEGFSHSQNASLDIGVGAILGAPSFLLLLLWPFYLFRTGGPGENLPQSEQLRREIPALVLALAIALLAGMTPSGPLHIAAAGVLLLLFVISLSALRSNPASPPSPPISNPSRLFRETALFLGASVLIVAGPRVFLAGLFDWQHIHPGPAPFWVSMVLSALATESPEALALFFLLQKGERNHAFQIVWGAIGFQLTVPPAIGLLLSPWNLTLRHDVMGFVLLAVLVISRVTARKKP, from the coding sequence ATGACCACAGGGACAGCGTCCGACATACTGACGCTTCTGGCCGGATTCTCCCTGATTCTGACCGGGAGCGTCCTTTTTTCCCGCACGGCCGAACACCTTGTGGAGACTCTTTTCCGGGGACACCCTCTGGGCATGCGGGTCCTGGGGATTCTCTCCCTTTCCTTGCCGGAAGCCCTCCTTCCCCTGATGGCCTTCTGGTCGCCCAAAGAGGGATTTTCGCACTCTCAGAATGCGTCCCTGGATATTGGCGTCGGGGCGATTCTGGGGGCTCCGTCCTTTCTTCTCCTTCTTTTGTGGCCCTTCTACCTCTTTCGGACGGGGGGTCCCGGAGAAAACCTCCCGCAATCCGAACAACTCCGAAGGGAAATTCCGGCTCTGGTTCTCGCACTGGCGATCGCCCTCCTGGCGGGAATGACCCCTTCGGGCCCCCTGCACATTGCCGCGGCCGGTGTTCTCCTTCTCCTTTTTGTCATTTCGCTCTCCGCCCTCCGGTCCAATCCGGCCTCCCCACCGTCACCCCCGATTTCAAACCCCTCCCGGCTGTTTCGCGAAACAGCTCTTTTTCTCGGGGCGTCCGTTCTGATCGTGGCCGGACCTCGGGTTTTTCTGGCAGGTCTTTTTGACTGGCAACACATCCATCCCGGTCCTGCCCCCTTCTGGGTTTCGATGGTCCTGTCCGCCCTGGCCACCGAATCCCCCGAAGCTCTGGCGCTGTTCTTTCTCCTGCAAAAAGGCGAGAGGAACCATGCCTTCCAGATCGTCTGGGGAGCCATCGGCTTTCAGCTCACCGTCCCGCCGGCCATCGGTCTCCTCCTGTCCCCCTGGAACCTGACCCTTCGGCACGATGTCATGGGGTTCGTCCTTCTGGCGGTTCTGGTCATCAGCCGGGTAACGGCAAGGAAAAAGCCATGA
- the ectB gene encoding diaminobutyrate--2-oxoglutarate transaminase: MKIFEENESVVRSYCRSFPAVFREARGAELISTEGTHYLDFLAGAGTLNYGHNHPVLKKALIDYIQEDGITHSLDLYTTAKERFIETFNRLILNPRGMGNYRMQFTGPTGANAVEAALKLARKITGRTNILSFTNGFHGCSIGALAATGNRHHRGGAGVPLSHVSRMPYANYFGEQVNTIAMMDKMLNDPSSGVDKPAAAIVEVVQGEGGLNTASADWMRKLEKLCRKHGMLLILDDIQAGCGRTGHFFSFEDMGIRPDIVTLSKSLSGFGLPLAIVLMKEDLDQWKAGEHNGTFRGNNHAFVTATAALEHFWSDDAFSRSVRGKSRLLSERLNRIVLRHGPHSLRVKGRGMMQGIACPDGETAEAVCTRAFENGLILETCGSNAEVVKCLSPLTITKEQIDRAMDILEEAFSAVLSEPVSSRSS, translated from the coding sequence ATGAAGATTTTTGAAGAAAACGAATCCGTCGTCCGCAGTTATTGTCGGTCTTTTCCCGCCGTTTTCCGGGAAGCCCGCGGCGCCGAACTGATTTCGACGGAAGGCACCCACTATCTCGACTTTCTCGCGGGCGCGGGCACACTGAACTATGGACACAACCACCCTGTCCTCAAGAAAGCCCTGATCGACTACATACAGGAAGACGGGATTACCCACAGTCTGGACCTCTACACGACCGCCAAGGAGCGATTTATCGAGACGTTCAACCGGTTGATCCTGAATCCCCGCGGCATGGGAAATTACCGCATGCAGTTTACGGGACCAACAGGAGCCAATGCCGTGGAAGCCGCACTCAAGCTTGCGCGAAAAATCACGGGACGGACCAACATCCTGAGCTTCACCAACGGCTTTCACGGTTGCTCCATCGGGGCCCTTGCCGCGACAGGAAACCGTCATCACCGTGGCGGGGCTGGCGTTCCCCTGTCGCATGTCAGTCGCATGCCCTATGCCAACTACTTCGGCGAACAGGTCAATACCATCGCCATGATGGACAAGATGCTCAACGACCCTTCGAGCGGCGTCGACAAACCGGCAGCAGCCATCGTCGAGGTTGTCCAGGGAGAGGGGGGGCTGAACACTGCCTCCGCCGACTGGATGCGAAAGCTTGAAAAACTCTGCCGGAAACACGGCATGCTTCTGATCCTCGACGACATCCAGGCCGGATGCGGCCGGACAGGTCATTTCTTCAGTTTTGAAGACATGGGGATTCGCCCCGACATCGTCACCCTGTCCAAATCCCTGAGCGGTTTCGGCCTGCCGCTCGCGATCGTGCTGATGAAAGAGGATCTCGACCAGTGGAAGGCCGGCGAGCACAACGGCACCTTTCGCGGGAACAATCACGCTTTCGTCACGGCCACCGCGGCTCTCGAGCATTTCTGGAGCGACGATGCCTTTTCCCGGAGTGTCCGGGGAAAGAGCCGGCTTCTTTCCGAACGGTTAAACCGTATCGTCCTGCGTCACGGTCCCCACTCCCTCCGGGTGAAAGGGCGGGGGATGATGCAGGGCATTGCCTGTCCGGACGGGGAAACCGCCGAAGCCGTCTGCACACGCGCGTTTGAGAACGGACTGATCCTTGAAACGTGCGGCTCCAACGCCGAAGTCGTGAAGTGTCTCAGTCCGCTGACCATCACCAAAGAACAGATCGACCGGGCCATGGATATCCTCGAAGAGGCGTTTTCCGCCGTCCTCTCCGAACCCGTTTCCAGCCGGTCTTCCTGA
- a CDS encoding tyrosine-type recombinase/integrase, which yields MAHAKQDRGVFEKPVGSGIWWVRYTWQGKEVRRKIGRKTHAKDYYARVRAQILEGRYEPEKPRVVTLGAWLAEYMQTVTAVSLSQQKGYAKFWTETLGSRHIAGIRTGELERIQASLRESGKLAPSTINRHFAFLKHVLNVALRDGLMKENPVKGVQFFKEPKGRTVFLSEADEAKLKEVFPPEFWPFVEFAIHTGLRQSEQFHLRWEDIDTASRVLTVPVSKSGETRHVPLNERALGILRELKERQVILSPWVFPSPVDHTKPRDGNAFYKKVFVPAVEKAGLSGVVWHTLRHTFCSRLVQAGIPLTTVQKLAGHKDYSTTLIYAHLSPGHLHEAVGILSGKNPKSESEPAPNPAPAPFFKTGISS from the coding sequence ATGGCACACGCGAAACAGGACCGGGGAGTGTTTGAGAAGCCGGTGGGGTCCGGAATTTGGTGGGTCCGGTACACATGGCAGGGAAAAGAAGTCCGCCGGAAGATCGGACGGAAGACGCACGCCAAAGACTATTATGCCCGGGTCAGGGCACAGATCCTTGAAGGACGCTATGAACCCGAGAAGCCCCGGGTCGTGACGCTCGGGGCATGGCTCGCGGAATACATGCAAACCGTCACAGCCGTTTCCCTATCGCAACAAAAAGGATATGCGAAGTTCTGGACGGAAACGCTCGGGAGCCGACACATCGCAGGAATCAGGACGGGAGAGCTTGAACGGATTCAGGCATCTCTCCGGGAATCCGGGAAGCTGGCCCCCTCCACCATCAACCGGCACTTCGCTTTTCTGAAACACGTCCTCAACGTCGCTCTCCGGGACGGTCTCATGAAAGAGAACCCAGTCAAGGGCGTCCAGTTCTTCAAGGAACCGAAGGGCCGAACCGTGTTTCTCTCCGAAGCGGACGAGGCAAAACTGAAAGAGGTCTTCCCTCCCGAGTTCTGGCCCTTTGTGGAGTTTGCCATTCATACCGGACTAAGGCAATCCGAACAGTTTCATCTTCGGTGGGAAGATATCGACACCGCCTCCCGGGTTCTGACCGTTCCTGTCTCGAAGTCGGGGGAAACCCGGCACGTTCCCTTGAACGAGCGAGCCCTTGGCATTCTCCGGGAATTGAAGGAACGCCAGGTCATTCTTTCGCCGTGGGTGTTCCCGTCTCCCGTCGATCACACGAAACCCCGGGACGGAAACGCCTTCTATAAAAAAGTCTTCGTTCCGGCCGTGGAAAAAGCCGGACTCTCCGGGGTGGTCTGGCACACGCTCCGGCATACCTTCTGTTCCCGTCTCGTTCAGGCAGGCATCCCTCTCACCACGGTCCAGAAGCTCGCCGGTCACAAGGACTATTCCACGACCCTGATCTATGCCCACCTCTCCCCCGGACATCTCCATGAGGCGGTCGGGATTCTCTCCGGGAAAAATCCAAAATCCGAATCCGAACCGGCACCAAATCCGGCACCGGCACCTTTTTTCAAAACGGGAATTTCTTCCTAG
- a CDS encoding ectoine synthase: protein MIVRTLEEAERSERRVVTPTWESTRLLLKNDRMGFSFHITTIYANTETHICYQNHLEAVYCISGEGEVETLADGVVHKIRPGTLYVLDRHDDHLLRGITEMKLACVFNPPLSGKEVHDEKGVYPLEAEPIS, encoded by the coding sequence ATGATTGTCCGAACATTGGAAGAAGCCGAACGAAGCGAACGAAGGGTGGTGACGCCCACCTGGGAAAGCACACGCCTGCTCCTGAAAAATGACAGGATGGGCTTTTCGTTCCATATCACAACCATCTACGCCAACACCGAAACCCACATCTGCTACCAAAACCATCTGGAAGCCGTCTATTGCATCAGCGGAGAAGGAGAGGTCGAGACACTGGCCGACGGCGTGGTCCACAAAATCCGCCCCGGAACGCTCTATGTTCTCGACCGGCACGACGACCACCTGTTGAGAGGCATCACGGAGATGAAGCTCGCCTGTGTCTTCAATCCCCCCCTGAGCGGAAAAGAAGTGCATGACGAAAAGGGGGTCTACCCGCTGGAGGCCGAACCCATCTCCTGA